CTAGATGAAATCAAAGTCCTAGAAGCGATGCGTAAAGAGAGACAAACCAAGTACTCATTTATTTTCCATAATTGTGCAGCAAGCGTGAAAAGCTGTTTATTGGCAGGAATTAGTGAGCCTTTAAAGAAAAAATTACGCGAAGCAGGAGTAAAAAGTTCATTTTTCACTATGGATACCATAGAAACTTGTAAATCATTAAAAACCTGGGCATGTACTTTACAAACAGCTTTACTTAAGCTTAATACTCAAGCGACACAGGAGAATGAACTATCCGAAAATGAGCCTGATGGCAAAGTCATTGCCCTTGGAGCGTAACGCTAAGCTTTTTGCATCTTTGTCTTGAGTGCAAGGTCCAGTCAGGCACAAGATGCGGTTCCCCCCCCCCCAGATCTATTATTTGCGAAAACTCAAAATTAGTGCTTAGATTCATACTATAATCACTGAGTAGCGAGCTAAAATGACATCTCGTCTTGATTTTTACGTAATTTCTCCTGAGGCAGTAAAGGCCATGTTAAACCTCGAAGGTTATGTGAATAAAAGCGGTTTAGAGCCTTCTTTACTTCATCTCATCAAACTTCGTGCATCTCAAATTAATGGGTGCGCGTTTTGTGTCGATATGCACACCGCTGAGGCACGCAAAGGGGGTGAATCAGAACGTCGACTGTTTGCGGTAAGTGTCTGGCGTGAAACACCTTTTTTTACAGAGAAAGAGCGTGCGGCACTGGCCTGGACAGAAGCAGTTACTTTATTATCCGAAACGCAAGCACCAGATGATGTTTATCAAGAAGTACTTCGTCATTTTAATGAAAAAGAAACTGTAGACTTAACTATGGCTATTGTGACAATTAATAGTTGGAATAGATTAGCAGTAAGTTTTCGTAAAAAACCTAGCTTGTAACTTTATTAGACCTCTTTCAAAACTCGACTGTATCGAAAGAAGTCTAATAAAGCATGACAACTATTCCGCACGATTATTTCATAGGAGGAATCATGGGCTGTTTAATTAACGGGCAATGGTCTGACACTTGGTACGACACCAGCAAAACTGACGGAGCATTTAAAAGAGAGTCTCCCCAATTCAGACAGGCAATTACCAAAGAAACCGATTCATTATTTCCTGCTGAAAAAGGGCGTTATCATTTATATGTTTCCCTTGCTTGTCCATGGGCTCATCGAACACTTATCTTTAGAACTTTAAAACAATTAGAAGAATATATTAGCATTTCTGTTGTACACCCCCATATGTTAGAAAATGGCTGGGAATTTAAAACTGGTATGGCTGGAAGCACCGGTGACACATTGTATGGACTGCACTATCTTTATGAACTTTATTGCCAAGCAGACAACCAGTATTCTGGTAGAGTCACTGTACCAGTATTATGGGATAAAAAAACACAAACCATTGTGAGTAACGAGTCCGCGGAAATTATTCGTCAACTCAATCACGCCTTTAATCACTTAACAGGCAACACACAAGATTTTTACCCGGAACATTTGGCAACAGAAATTGATGCCACCAATGACAAGATATATACCACTGTTAATAATGGGGTATATAAATGTGGCTTTGCTACCAAACAAGAGGCCTATGAGCAAGCTTTTTATGAATTATTTGCGACTCTAGATGAGTTAGATGCTCATTTAAGTCACCGTCAATATTTGGTGGGCGAGCAACTAACGGAGGCGGACTGGCGTTTGTTTACCACCTTGATTCGTTTTGATGCGGTTTATTTTGGTCATTTCAAAACCAATCAGCAACGCATTAGTGATTATCAATATTTATCATCTTATTTGCAGAAACTGTACCAATACCCTGGCATAAAACAAACTGTTAATTTTGAACATATTAAACAACATTATTATTACAGTCATAAGGCCATTAATCCGACACAAATTGTTCCAGTAGGACCTAAGCTTAACTTTCAATAAAACGGGCCTCTGGTTAAGCTAGCTGATAATACAGGAAGATCAATCCACTAAAGTACAGGTGCCCTAGGGGATTGCAAGCGTGTATGGCACAGATCAGTTTCATTACAGAAACTTAAGTTGTCGCCATGCCTCAAAAAGAATAATAGCTACGGCGTTGGATAAGTTAAGGCTACGACTTTGTTCTCGCATAGGAATACGAATGGTGAGGTTCGTGTTACGAATTTCATCAGGCAAACCGCGGGTTTCTTGACCAAACAATAAGATATCTTCCGGCTGATAAACTACATCGCTATAGAGCTGTTTACTTTTAGTAGTGCAACAAAAAATTCTACGATGGGCATTTTGTTCAGCAAAAGCAGCCCAATTATCATAATGTAGAATTGATGCCCATTCGTGATAATCAAGTCCGGCACGACGCATGCGTTTGTCATCAAGGGCAAATCCAAGGGGATGTATTAGATGTAATTGTGCGCCACTATTAGCACATAAGCGAATAATATTCCCTGTATTCGGTGGAATTTCTGGTTGATAAAGAGCAATGTGTAACATAGGGTCAATTTTTTATATGGAAATCGCGATTCTAACGAACAATGCTGTCTGAGAAAAGTTATGTTCCTCCATATTCATTATCTTTTTAAATTTCAGCAGAAAAGCGCCGCCAAGAAATCAAGGAGTGAAATCATGGATTCGAGAATGGAGAGACCGTGTTGTTATCGGGGAAAGAGCCCAAATTGCGCATAAAGTGAGGCTGATAAGTAAGTTATTAATACAAATAGTATTA
This Legionella fallonii LLAP-10 DNA region includes the following protein-coding sequences:
- a CDS encoding carboxymuconolactone decarboxylase family protein, whose translation is MTSRLDFYVISPEAVKAMLNLEGYVNKSGLEPSLLHLIKLRASQINGCAFCVDMHTAEARKGGESERRLFAVSVWRETPFFTEKERAALAWTEAVTLLSETQAPDDVYQEVLRHFNEKETVDLTMAIVTINSWNRLAVSFRKKPSL
- a CDS encoding glutathione S-transferase family protein, with translation MGCLINGQWSDTWYDTSKTDGAFKRESPQFRQAITKETDSLFPAEKGRYHLYVSLACPWAHRTLIFRTLKQLEEYISISVVHPHMLENGWEFKTGMAGSTGDTLYGLHYLYELYCQADNQYSGRVTVPVLWDKKTQTIVSNESAEIIRQLNHAFNHLTGNTQDFYPEHLATEIDATNDKIYTTVNNGVYKCGFATKQEAYEQAFYELFATLDELDAHLSHRQYLVGEQLTEADWRLFTTLIRFDAVYFGHFKTNQQRISDYQYLSSYLQKLYQYPGIKQTVNFEHIKQHYYYSHKAINPTQIVPVGPKLNFQ
- the trmL gene encoding tRNA (uridine(34)/cytosine(34)/5-carboxymethylaminomethyluridine(34)-2'-O)-methyltransferase TrmL, with protein sequence MLHIALYQPEIPPNTGNIIRLCANSGAQLHLIHPLGFALDDKRMRRAGLDYHEWASILHYDNWAAFAEQNAHRRIFCCTTKSKQLYSDVVYQPEDILLFGQETRGLPDEIRNTNLTIRIPMREQSRSLNLSNAVAIILFEAWRQLKFL